The Saccharopolyspora gregorii genomic interval CGCCGACAGCGGGCGTCCTGCGGTGGCGGGTCTGTTCGCGCGCGCGGGTTCCGCGGCCGTTCCGGACATGGGGGTACCGCCTAGGGGTGAGGGGTGGGGAGGGTCAGGCCGCGCGCAGGGCTTCGGCGAAGTCGGCCGCGCTGCCCGCGCCGCCGAGCGCCAGCACGTGGTCCATCGTGGACCGGGCGTCGCCCCGAGGTTGGCGGCGAACTTCGCGCGGATGTCCGCATCGGAGAGCGGGCGTTCGGTGTGCCCGCGGTTGACGTCCTCGCGGCGGTGCAGCCTGCGGCCGTCGGTGAGCACGATCTCCACTTCGGCCGAGTATGCCTGCGGGAAGCGGCTGTTCGGGTCGTCGGCGATCTCCACGCGCTGCGCGAGGCGCAGGATCTCCTGGTCCGCCAACGCTTCGTCGGTGAACTCGGCGAGGGTGAGCCGGTCGCGGGCCAGGCAGGCCCCGGCGATGAACGGGAGGCTGAACTTGGCGTCGTAGTCGTCCTGCGGGGCGCGCTTGCGCTCGATCGGCTCGCACACGGCGGCGGCGGGCGTCTCGTGGATGCGGCAGCGCACCACGTCGACCTCGGCGGCGGTGAAGCCCTCGGCCTGCTTCAGGTGCAGGATCGCGTCGGCGAACGCGTGGGTGAAGTGGCAGCTCGGGTACGGCTTCACCGCGGTGGCCAGCAATTCCCAGCGTTCGCCGAGCCCGTCGAGCGCTTCGGTGGCGTCCCAGCCGTCCGCGCCGAGGTGCGTGGCGTAGAGCCCGTAGCGCCCCTCGTAGACCTGCTCGGGACCGGGCCAGCCGACGGCGGCGAAGGTGGCGGCGGTGAGCGCGCTGGTCGCCGCCCACCCGGGGTGCAGCCGCTTGGTCCACGCGCCGTCGGCGAGGAATTCGAGGATGCCCGAGGCCATCGAGCCGACGATCCGCTGCGATTCGGCGATGCCGCCGGCGTCCAGCCCGGCCAGCTTCGCCGCGCTCACCGCGGAACCGAAGGCCCCGGCGAGTCCGGTGGGGTGGAAGCCGCCCGCGTGGAAACCGCCGTGCGCGACGGTGCCCACCCGCGCGGTGATCTCGATGCCGAGCACGTAGGCCAGCAGCAGGTCCTCGGCGGAGCGCTCGTGCTTGATGGCGGCGGCGATGCTGGTCGGCAGCGCGCTGGCCGAGACGTGGGTGACCGCGGGCAGGTGCGTGTCGTCGAAGTCGAGGCCGTGCACCAGGACCGCGTTGAGCAGGGCGGCTTCGCGGGGGGCGAGCCGGTCCGGGAGCCCGATGACCGGCTGGTCGCCGGGGCCGAGTTCGGCGGCGGCGCGGCGGGCGCGGTGGGTGAACTCCTGGTCGGCCGCGGCGAAGGCGACGCCGACGGAGTCCAGTGCGAGGTGCCGTGCGCGGCGCAGCACTTCGTCGGGTACGTCCCGCAGCGTGGTGCGCGCGGCGAATTCCCCGAGCACGTCCGCGATGGCAGGCATGGGCGCCTCCTCGGCCTCGTCATTGATGACCCGGCGGATGCGCGGCCGCATCCGGCCCGCACAGTGTGCAACCACCCACCGCGCCACCACAAGACAAAAGTCTGACGTTTTCGCCGAGGCGGTTCGAGGAGTCCTCGGAGGACTAGTCCTCCATGCGTTCGTAGAGGGGCTTGAGGCCCAGGAGGTGTTCGCGCACCAGGGTTTCGGCGATGTCGGCCTCGCCACCGGCGACCGCCTCGTAGATCTTCACGTGGTCCTCGTCGATGCCGTCCCAGGCCGGGCGCGAGATCCGGTCCCGGTGCATCCGGCCGCGCAGCACCGCGTTGATCGGGCTGCACATCACGTGCAGCAGCGGGTTCCCGCTGATGGACACCAGCGTGGTGTGGAAGTCCCAGTGCACGGTGAAGCCCTCGTCGGGATCCAGGTGCCCGGTGCCTTCGACGGTCCGCCGCAGTTCCGCGAGGTCCTGCTCGCAGGCCCGGTCGGCGGCCAGCCGCGCGGCGTGCGGCTCCAGCAGCAGCCGCGCCTCGATGAGGTTGTCCACCGACATGCCGCGCGAGTTGACCAGCAATCCGAGGCTGCCGCCGAGGTTGTCGGCGATGCGCCCGGCATCCGGGGCGGCCACGAAGCTGCCGCCGGTGACGCCGCGGGTGGTGTCGATCAGGTGCTGGCTGGCGAGCTGGCGCAGCGCCTCGCGCACGGTGCTGCGGCTGACGCCGAACATGCTCCCGAGCTCGGTCTCGCTGGGCAGCCGCGACCCGGAGGGCAGCGCGCCGCTGACGATCTGGTCGCGCAGCTGCTCGGCGACCTGCCGGTACGCCGCCTGCACCGGGCGCACCCGCAGCTTCGCGGATTCGCCGCCTCCTGGCCGGGTGGCCGCCATGATGCCTCGCTCCTCCTCGCGCCGGACCGGGTTCCGGCCGCTCCCGGTCAGCGTACGGGACCGCACCGGACCGGCCGGAACACTGGGAACTCAATTGTCTGACGTATTGCGCGGCGGCGCTCGGCGGTCGCATACTCCGAGGCGTTCCCGGCGCGGCGGCCGACCCCCGGACCGCGTCCGCGACAGGCACGAACAGGAGGTGCGGCGGTGGCCGTGCACGGAGGTCAGCAAGGGCGCTACTTCGAGGACTTCGTCGTCGGAGACATCTACCGGCACCCGCTGGGGCGCACCATCAGCGAGGCGGACAACACCTGGTTCACCCTGCTCACGATGAACACGCACCCGGCGCACTTCGACGCGCACTACGCGTCGAAGACGCCGTTCGAGAAGGTGCTGGTCAACTCGGGCCTGACCATCGCGATGCTGCTGGGCCAGAGCGTCAGCGACATCAGCCAGCGGGCGGTGGCGAACCTGGCGATGAACAACATCCAGCTCACCCACCCCGTCTACGTCGGCGACACCCTCTACGGGGAGTCGATCTGCACCGGCAAACGGGAATCGAAGTCGCGCCCGTACGCGGGCCTGGTCAACGTGCACACCCGCGCGCTCAACGCCGAGGGCGACGAGTGCCTGTCGTTCGACCGCACCGTGCTGATCTACAAGCGGGACCAGGCCGAGGCCATCGACTCCTTCCCCACCGCCAAGAACGGCCCGCTGTCGCTGGACGACGACGGAGGTGCGCGGTGAACCGGCTCCCGCTGGCCGACGTGCGGATACTCGCCGTCGAGCAGTACGGGGCGGGCCCGTTCGGCTCGGTGCACCTGGCCGACCTGGGCGCGGAGGTCATCAAGATCGAGGACCCGCGGTTCGGCGGCGACGTCGGACGGCTCACCCCGCCGTACGCCGAGGACGGCGATTCGCTGTTCTTCGAGGCGTTCAACCGCAACAAGCGCTCCGTCGTGCTCGACCTCACCAGCCCGGCCGGCCGCGAGGTCTTCGAGAAGCTGGTTGGCGTCAGCGACGCGGTGTACTCGAACCTGCGCGGTGACGTGCCCGCGAAGATGGGCATCCGCTACGACGACCTCAAGCACCTGAACCCGGCGATCGTGTGCTGCTCGCTGTCCGGCTACGGCATGACCGGGCCGCGCGCGAAGCAACCCGGCTACGACTACATGCTGCAGGGCCTGGCCGGCTGGATGTCGGTGACCGGCGAGCCGGACGGACCGCCCACCAAGTCCGGACTGTCCATGGTGGACTACTCGGGCGGCCTGGTGGCCGCGATCTCGCTGCTGTCGGCGATCCACGGCGCGCGGCGCGACGGCGTCGGCTCGGACTGCGACGTGAGCCTGTACGACACGGCGATCGGCATGCTCACCTACCTCGCCACCTGGCACCTCAACGCCGAGTTCGAACCGAAGCGCACGCACCACTCGGCGCACCCGAGCCTGGTGCCGTTCCAGAACTTCCCCACCGCCGACTCGTGGATCGTGATCGGCTGCGCGAAGCAGAAGTTCTGGGAGAAGTTCGTCGACGTGCTCGGCTCCCCCGCCTGGGCCGCCGAAGCGCGGTTCGCCACCACCTCGGACCGCTACGCGCACTCCGCGGACTGCGTGCGGCTGATCGAGCAGGAGCTGGCGCGGCGCGGCACCGCCGAGTGGCTGGGGCTGCTGGAGGCCGCCGGTGTCCCGTGCGCGCCGATCAACACGATCCCGCAGGCGCTGCGGGAGGAGCACACCGAAGCCCGCGGCATGGTCGTCACCACCGAGCACCCGCGGTTCGGGGAGGTCAAGCAGGTCGCCTCCCCGGTGCGCGCGGGCGAGCCCAGGACCGACCACCAGCGCGCGCCGTTCCTCGGCGAGCACACCTCGTCCACATTGGACGATTTGCTCGGGCTGGACGCGGCGGAGTTCCAGCGGTTGGCCGGCGAAGGTGCTTTCGGAGCGAATGGAGACGCGCCGTGGATTTCGAGCTGAACGAGGACCAGGCCCAGTTCCAGCAGGTCCTGCGGGACTTCGTGGACTCGGAGATCGTGCCGGTCGCGCAGGAGTGGGAGCACGCGGGCCGCTACCCCACCGAGATCGTGGCGAAGATGGCGGAACTCGGCCTGTTCGGCCTGCTCATCCCCGAGGAGTACGGCGGGGTGGACGCGGACTTCGTCACCTTCACCCTCGTGTTCGAGGAGATCGCGCGTGGCTGGATGGGCGTCGCTGGCATCCTCGGCAGCCACTCGGTGTCCACCTGGATGATCAACCGGCACGGCACCGAGGAGCAGAAACGCACGTACCTGCCCGAGCTGGCGACCGGCGCGCGCCGCACCGGCATCGCGCTGACCGAACCGGACGCGGGCACCGACCTGCAGGGCATCCGCACCACCGCCGAGCGCGACGGCGACCACTACGTCATCAACGGCAGCAAGATGTGGATCACCAACGCCCGCTACGCGGACCCGCTGCCGGTGCTGGTGAAGACCGACCGCACCGCCTCACCCGCGCACAAGGGCATGAGCGTGCTGCTCGTCGACGCGGGCACCCCCGGGTTCACCGTCACCAAGGACATCCCGAAGCTCGGCTACAAGGGCACCGAGTCCTGCGAGGTCGTGTTCGAGGACGTGCGGGTGCCCGCGGCGAACCTGCTCGGCGGCGTCGAAGGGCGCGGGATGCAGCAGGTGCTCTCGGCGCTGGAGACCGGTCGGCTCAACATCGCCGGACGCAGCCTCGGCATCGCGCAGCGCTCCTACGACGAAGCGCTGTCCTACGCGGGCGAGCGCAAGGCCTTCGGCAAGCCCATCGCCGAGTTCCAGGCCATCCAGATCCGCATCGCCGAGATGGCCACCCAGCTGCAGGCCGCGCGGCTGCTGTCCTACTGGTCGGCGAGCAAGCTCGACCGCGGGGAACGCGCCGACCTGGAGACGGGGATGGCGAAGCTGTTCGCCTCCGAGGTCGCACTGCAGGCCGCGCAGGACTCGATGCGGGTGCACGGCGGCTACGGCTACTCGGCGGAGTTCGAGATCGAACGGCTCTACCGCGACTCGATCCTGATGACCATCGGTGAGGGCACCAGCGACATCATGCGCACCGTCATCGCGAAATCCCTCTCCGCCGGGAAGGGGAAGGTCGGATGGTGAGCCCGCGCAGCTGGCTGTTCTGCCCCGCCGACCGGCCCGACCGGCTGCGCGGGGCCGCCGACGCCGCCGACGCGGCCGTCGCCGACCTGGAGGACGCGGTGCACGTCGACGGCAAGGCCGCCGCCCGCGAGCAGCTCGTCCCGGTGCTGCGCGAGGACCCGGTGCGCGCCTGCCGGATCTGGGTGCGGGTCAACGGCGACGAGCACCTGGCCGCCGACCTCGCCGCGCTCGCCGGACTGCCGGTCGCGGGGATCGTGGTGCCCAAGGCCGAGCCGGAGCTGCTGCGGGCCGTCGCCGAACGGGTGGACGTCCCGCTGCTGGCGCTCGTCGAGACCGCGGACGGCCTGTGGCGGGTGCGGGAATCGGCCGCGGTGCCGCAGGTGCGGGCGCTGACCCTCGGCGAGTACGACCTGGCCGACGACCTCGGCACCTGCTCCCCGGAGGTGGACGCGGAACCGCTGCGGTGGGCGCGCTCCCGCGTCGTGGCGGCCGCGGCCGCCGCCGGGCTCGACCCGCCGCCCGCGCCGGTGTCCGCGGACCTCGCCGACCTCGACTCGTACGCGACCGAAACCGGACGGTTGCAGCACTTCGGGTTCTTCGGCCGGATGTGCGTCCACCCGAAGCAGGTGGCGCGGGTGCACGCCGCGCTGCGCCCCGCCGCCGACGAGGTGGACCGGGCGCGGAAGGTGGTGCTGGCCGCCGACGCCGCCGAACGCGACGGCCGGGCCGTGCTCGTGGTGGACGGCCGCATGATCGACGCACCGGTGGTGCGCCGCGCGCGGCGCGTCCTCGACCTGGCCACCGCCGACCTGGCGACCGGTCACGGGTAGGCGCGGCGTTCCAGCAGCGGCGTGAGCCGGTGGTCCACGAGGTCGCGCATCACCAGCGCCGTGTCGGTGCGCTCCACGCCGGGGATCGCGAGCACCTGCCCGGCGATCCGGTACAGGTCATCGGTGTCGCGGGCGACGACCTGCACGAACAGGTCGGCGGGGCCGCTGATCCCCGCCACCTCCAGCACCTCGGGGATGGCGCGCAGCTCCGCGGCCACCGGACCCAGCAGGCTCTGCGTGACCTGCACCGTCATCAGCGCGCGCAGCGGGTAGCCGAGGGCGCGGGGGTCGACGCGGCGCTCGAACGAGCCGAGCACGCCCCGCTCCTCCAACCTGCTCACCCGGCTCTGCACCGTGTTGCGGGACAGGCCGGTCTCCGCGGCGAGCGCGCTGATCGTGGCGCGCGGGGCGCGGGACAGCGCCAGCAGCAGCCGGGCGTCCACGGCGTCGACCGAGTCCTGACTTGGCACCTTGCTCAGCTCCTTCCGGACGATCACGGGCGGACTTGAGCATTCTGCTGCATCACGCCGCGCTGACTTGTGCAGAAAACGAAGTGTTGGTGGAGTTCCCACCATTCATGCCCAGCGGTGGCCGCGGGTCACCCGGTTCGTGAGGAGTTCGACCGATGGCCGACGACGCAGTCGCCCAGCACAGCGGTACGCGCGAGCAGGAGGCGCTCGCCGAGATCGAACGGCGGGTGCTGTGGCTGTCCACCGCGATCATCCACGAGGCGAACCGGAACCGGCCGAACCCCTCGGGTCTGAAGGTCGGCGGGCACCAGGCGTCCTGCGCCTCGATGGTGTCGATCATGACGGCGCTGTGGTTCCACGAGCTCGGCCCCGACGACCGGGTGTCGGTGAAACCGCACGCCTCCCCCGTGCTGCACGCCATCAACTACCTCATCGGCGAGCTCGACGAGCGCTACCTGCCGACGCTGCGCGAGTTCGGCGGCCTGCAGAGCTATCCGAGCCGTTCCAAGGACCCCGACCCGGTCGACTACTCCACCGGGTCCGTCGGCATCGGCGCCACCGCCCCGATCTGGGGTGCGCTGGCGCGCCGCTACGTGCGCTCCACCACCGGGGGCGGCGGCACCGGGCGGCAGTTCTCCCTCGTCGGCGACGCCGAACTGGACGAGGGCGCCGTGTGGGAGGCGCTGCTGGACCCGGCCGTCGCCGAGCTCGGCGAGCTGGTGTGGGTCGTCGACCTCAACCGGCAGTCCCTGGACCGGGTGGTGCCGAACATCGCCGCCGGGCGGCTGCGCGGCATGTTCGCCGCCGCGGGCTGGCAGACGCTGGAGCTCAAGTACGGGCGGCTGCTGGAGGAGCTGTTCGCCCGCCCCGGCGGCGACGCGCTGCGGGACCGCATCGACACCATGACGAACCCGGAGTACCAGCGGCTGCTGCGCTGCGACGCCGCGCAGCTGCGGGACCGGCTGCCCGGTGACGGCCCGGCGCGCGAGGCCATCGATGCCCTGATCGCCGAGCTGGACGACGCGACGCTGCTGGCCGCGATCCGCAACCTCGGCGGCCACGACCTGGGCGCGCTCGGCGAGGTGTTCGGCGAGATCGACGACACCCGGCCCACGGTGATCTTCGCCTACACCGTGAAGGGGCACGGGCTGCCCACCGAGGGGCACCCGCAGAACCACTCCTCGCTGCTCACCCACGAGCAGTTCGCCGAACTCGCGCCCCGGCTCGGCGCCGACGTGGACCGGCCGTGGCAGCGGTTCGACGCCGGCACCGACGCCGGCCGGTTGTGCGCCGAGGCGGGGGCCCGGCTGCGCCGCGAACCGGTGCCGGCCACCGCGCCGCCCGCGCTGCCGCTCGACATCGGCCGCACCCCCACCGGCACCGCCACCACGCAGGCCGCGCTGGGACGGGTGCTGCTGGACCTCACCCGGCAGTCCCCGGAGGCGGCGCGGCGCGTCGTGACCGTGTGCCCGGACGTCAGCTCCACCACGAACCTCGGCGGCTGGGTGAACAAGGTCGGGGTGTGGTCCTCGCGGCAGCGCCGGGACTGGTTCGCCGACGACGCCGAGACCATCCTGCACTGGCGGGAACAACCCACCGGCCAGCACGTGGAACTGGGCATCGCCGAGACGAACCTGGTGGGGCTGCTGGGCGAGCTCGGCTCGACCTGGAGCAGGTGGGGCGAGCCGCTGCTGCCGATCGGCGTGCTCTACGACCCGTTCGTGGAACGCGCGCTGGAGCCGTGGGCGTTCGGCATCTACAGCGGCGGTCAGTCCATCCTCGTCGGCACGCCCTCCGGGGTGAGCCTGGCGCCGGAAGGCGGCGCGCACCAGTCCGTGAAGACCCCGTCCATCGGGCTCGAACAACCCGGCTGCACCAGCTACGAACCGGCGTTCGCGCAGGACGTGGAGTGGGCGCTGCTCGCCTCGCTGGCGCAGCTCGGCAAGCCGGGCGGCACCTCCGCCTACCTGCGGTTGTCGACCCGGCCGCTGGACCAGAACCTCGCCGCGGTCCCGGCCGATCCGGCGGCGCGGGAACGCCGCAGGCGGCAGGTCGTCGCCGGGGCGTACCCGCTGCGCAGCACCCCGGACCCGAAGCTCACCATCGCCGCGATGGGCGTGACCGTGCCGGAGGCGCTGGCCGCCGCCGACCGCCTCGGCCAGGCCGGGGTGGACACCGACGTGGTGTGCGTGACCAGCCCCGACCTGCTGTTCCGCGCGCTGCGGGCGCGGCAGGGGCGCCAGGACGGGTCGAGCTGGATCTTGGACCAGGCGTTCCCCGCGCACCGGGCGGCACCGCTGGTGACGATCGGCGACGGGCACCCGCACACCCTCGCGTTCCTGGCGACGGTGAACCGGGTGCCGAGCACCACCCTCGGCGTCACCGACTTCGGCCAGTCCGGTTCCCCGGAGGACGTCTACCGCCACCACGGCCTGGACACCGACACCATCGTCCGAGCCGGGCTCGACCTGCTGGCCTGATCCACGTCGGCCAGGCCGAATCCACAGCGGAGGGAACCCGGTCCCCGAACTCGTCCCGCCGGTTCCCGGTCAGCGGCGAAGCCGTCGAGCCGCCGACCACCGGGCCCCCGCGAGTTCTCAGCGGTTCCCCCGCGAGGACGGCGATGTCGCCGCGGTGCTGCACGAGGAATGGGTCCCGCAGCGAGGGAACCGCTGAGAAGTCCGCCACCCGGCCCCCGGGGGCAACCGAGCGGCGGGGTCACTCATGCGGCGTCGATGAGCCACCAGTTCTTGTCCTGGTCGCTGTTCGGCTCCAAGACGACGACCTCGTTGAGCGCGTTGCCGTAGTACGGCGCCACGACCTGTTCGGTCGACCGGGACACGATCTTGTACTCGTTTCCGCCGAACGACCTGCTCGGCAGGGACCACTGGAACTCGGGGACGTGCCTGCACTCGCCCTGGGTCAGCGCGGTCTTCCCGTAGTACTGGCCGCCCGGCTTGAGGCACTTCCCGGTCTTGTCGTTGCGGATCAGGTAGTAACCGCCGGAGTTCTCCACCGACCAGCGGTCACCGTCGGCGGTGCTCGCCGAATTCCACGCGTACATCCAGATTCCGTCGTTCGAGTTGTTCCCGTAGTTCTGCGGGAGCAGGCTCCCATCGGTGGCCGAGTTGATGATGCGCAATTCCGCGGACGCCGCACCGGCCGCACCGGTGAGCATTCCGGACAGCGCGGTCAGCACCGCGGCCGCGAGGACGCCGAACCGGACGAGAACACGTTGCATGGCACACCTTTCCCAGAAGTAGGCGAGCCGATCCGGCCGCCACCATCTTGATCGGCGACCGGCAACCGGAACTCGATCACACGAACGGGCGGACGATTCGATTTCCGGAGCCGTTCGACAATGGAAATGAACACTTCGAATTCCGCATCGGGGAGGACCCATCTGTTCCGCAGCTGGCGGCCATCGAGAACGGTCGTTGGACCGGGGCGGACATCGGCCGAACACTCGGAGCGAGCGCACCGGACGCGTTCCGGAGCGCCGGCACCCCCGAGAGGAATCCCGACATGCCTTCGAGCGATCTGGCCCGGTTGATGCGCTGCTTCGCCGCGCGGGCGCTGCTGCTCGCGCTCGCGCTGGGGCTCGCGGGCGCGCAGCTGCTCGCCCTGCTGGCGCTGCTGGCGGCGACCGGCCTGCTGGCCTGGTCCGGTGCTCCCGCGCTCACCACCCGTCGTTGCACCTGCGCGGCGGGTCGTGGTTCTTCCTGCGCCGCAACGGAAGTCGAGGGACCGGCCGTCAGCCGACGAGATGCGCGAGCAGCGCCCGAGCCGCCGGGTTGGTGAGCTCCGCGGAGCGCCCGACCAGGCGGATCGGCCGGACCAGCGCCGGTTCCGCCAGCCGCGCGTGCGGCAGGCCGGAGCGCTCGGCGACGACGTCCGGCACGATGCTCACCCCGAGCCCCGCCGCCACCAGGGCGATCAGCAGCGGGACGTGCGTGGCCTCGCAGACCCGGTTGAGCCGCACCCCGGCGTCGGCGAACCCGCGCGCGATCATCGCTTGCAGGCTGCTGCCGAGGAATTCGACGAACGGCTCGTCTCCGCACTCGGCCAGCCGCACCCGGTCGCGACCGGCCAGCGGATGCCCGGGGTGGCAGACCAACGCCATGCGCTGGGTCCACTCGCCGAAGCGGACGAGCTCCGCGTCGAACGGGCCCTCCCCGGCCACGTACGCCAGGTCCAGCTCACCGGCCACCACCGCGTTCGCCAGGTCCGGCATGATCCCTTCGCGCACGTGGATGCGCACCCCCGGGTACCGCGCCCGGAACTCGCCGAGCTCGGCGGGCAGGTCGAGCACCGTCAACGTCTGGATGGTGCCGATCGACACCCGCCCCCGCGACAGGCCCTGCACCGCGGCCACCTCGCCGCGGGCCGCGACCACGTCGGCGGTGATCCGCCGCGCCGTCGGCAGCAGCGCGCGGCCCGCCTCGGTGAGCAGCACCTTGCGGCTGGTGCGCTCGAACAGCGCGGAGCCCAGCTCCACTTCGAGCTTGCGGACGGACGCGCTCAGCGCGGACTGCACGACGTGCACCTCGCGCGCCGCCCCGGTGAAGCTGCCGTGCCGCGCGACCGCGAGGAAGTGCTCCAACTGCCGCAGCTCCATCGGCCCACGGTAGCGCCACCCGCCGGGACGAACGCCGAGATGGTGGTCACGGCGGGGCGTTCCTCGACCGCCGCCGGCCCGTCCTTCGTGGACCTTCC includes:
- a CDS encoding Lrp/AsnC family transcriptional regulator, with amino-acid sequence MIVRKELSKVPSQDSVDAVDARLLLALSRAPRATISALAAETGLSRNTVQSRVSRLEERGVLGSFERRVDPRALGYPLRALMTVQVTQSLLGPVAAELRAIPEVLEVAGISGPADLFVQVVARDTDDLYRIAGQVLAIPGVERTDTALVMRDLVDHRLTPLLERRAYP
- a CDS encoding RICIN domain-containing protein; protein product: MQRVLVRFGVLAAAVLTALSGMLTGAAGAASAELRIINSATDGSLLPQNYGNNSNDGIWMYAWNSASTADGDRWSVENSGGYYLIRNDKTGKCLKPGGQYYGKTALTQGECRHVPEFQWSLPSRSFGGNEYKIVSRSTEQVVAPYYGNALNEVVVLEPNSDQDKNWWLIDAA
- a CDS encoding MaoC family dehydratase, which translates into the protein MAVHGGQQGRYFEDFVVGDIYRHPLGRTISEADNTWFTLLTMNTHPAHFDAHYASKTPFEKVLVNSGLTIAMLLGQSVSDISQRAVANLAMNNIQLTHPVYVGDTLYGESICTGKRESKSRPYAGLVNVHTRALNAEGDECLSFDRTVLIYKRDQAEAIDSFPTAKNGPLSLDDDGGAR
- a CDS encoding LysR family transcriptional regulator, which gives rise to MELRQLEHFLAVARHGSFTGAAREVHVVQSALSASVRKLEVELGSALFERTSRKVLLTEAGRALLPTARRITADVVAARGEVAAVQGLSRGRVSIGTIQTLTVLDLPAELGEFRARYPGVRIHVREGIMPDLANAVVAGELDLAYVAGEGPFDAELVRFGEWTQRMALVCHPGHPLAGRDRVRLAECGDEPFVEFLGSSLQAMIARGFADAGVRLNRVCEATHVPLLIALVAAGLGVSIVPDVVAERSGLPHARLAEPALVRPIRLVGRSAELTNPAARALLAHLVG
- a CDS encoding HpcH/HpaI aldolase/citrate lyase family protein yields the protein MVSPRSWLFCPADRPDRLRGAADAADAAVADLEDAVHVDGKAAAREQLVPVLREDPVRACRIWVRVNGDEHLAADLAALAGLPVAGIVVPKAEPELLRAVAERVDVPLLALVETADGLWRVRESAAVPQVRALTLGEYDLADDLGTCSPEVDAEPLRWARSRVVAAAAAAGLDPPPAPVSADLADLDSYATETGRLQHFGFFGRMCVHPKQVARVHAALRPAADEVDRARKVVLAADAAERDGRAVLVVDGRMIDAPVVRRARRVLDLATADLATGHG
- a CDS encoding MFS transporter, with the protein product MPAIADVLGEFAARTTLRDVPDEVLRRARHLALDSVGVAFAAADQEFTHRARRAAAELGPGDQPVIGLPDRLAPREAALLNAVLVHGLDFDDTHLPAVTHVSASALPTSIAAAIKHERSAEDLLLAYVLGIEITARVGTVAHGGFHAGGFHPTGLAGAFGSAVSAAKLAGLDAGGIAESQRIVGSMASGILEFLADGAWTKRLHPGWAATSALTAATFAAVGWPGPEQVYEGRYGLYATHLGADGWDATEALDGLGERWELLATAVKPYPSCHFTHAFADAILHLKQAEGFTAAEVDVVRCRIHETPAAAVCEPIERKRAPQDDYDAKFSLPFIAGACLARDRLTLAEFTDEALADQEILRLAQRVEIADDPNSRFPQAYSAEVEIVLTDGRRLHRREDVNRGHTERPLSDADIRAKFAANLGATPGPRWTTCWRSAARAARPTSPKPCARPDPPHPSPLGGTPMSGTAAEPARANRPATAGRPLSAARIAGSSLLGTLIEIFDFIIYSFMAALVFGPLFFPGASPWMGTLAALATHAVAFGMRPLGALLFGKLGDSRGRRTALLTSMLVMGGSTVAIGLLPPFAVAGFWAPVLLVVCRLLQGLAVGGEWGGAVLVAVEHAPAKRKSLYGAFVQLGTVLGIGLASSVILVVNLWVSEDAFLSWAWRLPFLASALLIALGLVLRRRLEETPAFLAELAERESGQRSARPTVRAVFRDHGLALLAGSLMWSASCSFLYVLMTGLVAYTKQYVPALSAVDVQLGLVLASLLLVVLTVVFAVYADRWGRERLTAGSGIVLVLWAFPAFWLIDGGGFGAMLLAMLVGTLCYAAFNGAVPSLLSELFPVDARYTGTGLCISFGTAVAGGLLPIGALALVGSSGGSSVPLSLTLVLCGVLTVLGIVLARRLPRYR
- a CDS encoding transketolase-like TK C-terminal-containing protein: MADDAVAQHSGTREQEALAEIERRVLWLSTAIIHEANRNRPNPSGLKVGGHQASCASMVSIMTALWFHELGPDDRVSVKPHASPVLHAINYLIGELDERYLPTLREFGGLQSYPSRSKDPDPVDYSTGSVGIGATAPIWGALARRYVRSTTGGGGTGRQFSLVGDAELDEGAVWEALLDPAVAELGELVWVVDLNRQSLDRVVPNIAAGRLRGMFAAAGWQTLELKYGRLLEELFARPGGDALRDRIDTMTNPEYQRLLRCDAAQLRDRLPGDGPAREAIDALIAELDDATLLAAIRNLGGHDLGALGEVFGEIDDTRPTVIFAYTVKGHGLPTEGHPQNHSSLLTHEQFAELAPRLGADVDRPWQRFDAGTDAGRLCAEAGARLRREPVPATAPPALPLDIGRTPTGTATTQAALGRVLLDLTRQSPEAARRVVTVCPDVSSTTNLGGWVNKVGVWSSRQRRDWFADDAETILHWREQPTGQHVELGIAETNLVGLLGELGSTWSRWGEPLLPIGVLYDPFVERALEPWAFGIYSGGQSILVGTPSGVSLAPEGGAHQSVKTPSIGLEQPGCTSYEPAFAQDVEWALLASLAQLGKPGGTSAYLRLSTRPLDQNLAAVPADPAARERRRRQVVAGAYPLRSTPDPKLTIAAMGVTVPEALAAADRLGQAGVDTDVVCVTSPDLLFRALRARQGRQDGSSWILDQAFPAHRAAPLVTIGDGHPHTLAFLATVNRVPSTTLGVTDFGQSGSPEDVYRHHGLDTDTIVRAGLDLLA
- a CDS encoding FadR/GntR family transcriptional regulator is translated as MAATRPGGGESAKLRVRPVQAAYRQVAEQLRDQIVSGALPSGSRLPSETELGSMFGVSRSTVREALRQLASQHLIDTTRGVTGGSFVAAPDAGRIADNLGGSLGLLVNSRGMSVDNLIEARLLLEPHAARLAADRACEQDLAELRRTVEGTGHLDPDEGFTVHWDFHTTLVSISGNPLLHVMCSPINAVLRGRMHRDRISRPAWDGIDEDHVKIYEAVAGGEADIAETLVREHLLGLKPLYERMED
- a CDS encoding acyl-CoA dehydrogenase family protein, which gives rise to MDFELNEDQAQFQQVLRDFVDSEIVPVAQEWEHAGRYPTEIVAKMAELGLFGLLIPEEYGGVDADFVTFTLVFEEIARGWMGVAGILGSHSVSTWMINRHGTEEQKRTYLPELATGARRTGIALTEPDAGTDLQGIRTTAERDGDHYVINGSKMWITNARYADPLPVLVKTDRTASPAHKGMSVLLVDAGTPGFTVTKDIPKLGYKGTESCEVVFEDVRVPAANLLGGVEGRGMQQVLSALETGRLNIAGRSLGIAQRSYDEALSYAGERKAFGKPIAEFQAIQIRIAEMATQLQAARLLSYWSASKLDRGERADLETGMAKLFASEVALQAAQDSMRVHGGYGYSAEFEIERLYRDSILMTIGEGTSDIMRTVIAKSLSAGKGKVGW
- a CDS encoding CaiB/BaiF CoA transferase family protein; amino-acid sequence: MNRLPLADVRILAVEQYGAGPFGSVHLADLGAEVIKIEDPRFGGDVGRLTPPYAEDGDSLFFEAFNRNKRSVVLDLTSPAGREVFEKLVGVSDAVYSNLRGDVPAKMGIRYDDLKHLNPAIVCCSLSGYGMTGPRAKQPGYDYMLQGLAGWMSVTGEPDGPPTKSGLSMVDYSGGLVAAISLLSAIHGARRDGVGSDCDVSLYDTAIGMLTYLATWHLNAEFEPKRTHHSAHPSLVPFQNFPTADSWIVIGCAKQKFWEKFVDVLGSPAWAAEARFATTSDRYAHSADCVRLIEQELARRGTAEWLGLLEAAGVPCAPINTIPQALREEHTEARGMVVTTEHPRFGEVKQVASPVRAGEPRTDHQRAPFLGEHTSSTLDDLLGLDAAEFQRLAGEGAFGANGDAPWISS